The following are encoded in a window of Heliangelus exortis chromosome 9, bHelExo1.hap1, whole genome shotgun sequence genomic DNA:
- the LOC139799596 gene encoding coagulation factor IX-like yields MESSSPLVVFLLLICPINNSCSFSYSVFISKDEAHEVLKIQKRANYFLEEFRPGNLERECNEEKCSFEEAKEIFHSQEKTMEFWFYYKGLNPCSTNPCKNGGVCKIRHYNYFCICPPKFGGDNCEKEKLECWYKNGGCWQYCQDSSSSFHVVCSCARDYTLHEDGKRCVQAAQFPCGLIKARQALEEERLGQEKLPRGLSKHEDDVAKWNESTATQSMLEQSDRRANETLRGVLGQGRCTGGAAEETEVAEAAGSWNKGPVDSGTQELRGEDAAGLGIPAHNVAVEGTAPCREPTWGPTWQNEATAAARQEKRLKNAAGPNQPEESQEETVPRETNGSSTWGNGSDTALLTQTRTNLTSEHSNSRITGGTLCHRGHCPWQVLIRNSRDVGFCGGSLISSRWVVTAAHCLDLIRPHHVTVGDFDKYRRELKEQKIGVARSWTHPHYDPSDYNSDIALLYLSADVTFNQYIIPICLPSPALAKLLSEEGRIGRVSGWGATHERGSALRFLMQTQLPIVSLQRCQSSTRRLVTDNMFCAGYGSLAADACKGDSGGPFAVSYHNTWFLLGVVSWGEGCAEEGKYGVYTRVSNYMAWIKEVVESVADSENFTINFS; encoded by the exons ATGGAGAGTAGCTCCCCACTTGTGGTGTTTCTCCTGCTGATCTGCCCCATCAACAACAGCTGCTCATTTTCATATTCAG tgtttATCAGCAAAGATGAAGCACATGAGGTGCTGAAAATCCAGAAACGTGCAAACTATTTCCTAGAGGAGTTTCGTCCAGGGAACTTGGAGAGAGAGTGCAACGAGGAAAAGTGTTCATTTGAGGAGGCTAAGGAGATCTTCCATTCCCAGGAGAAAACG ATGGAGTTTTGGTTCTATTACAAAG GTTTGAATCCATGTAGCACAAACCCCTGTAAGAATGGTGGAGTCTGCAAAATAAGACACTACAATTACTTCTGCATCTGCCCCCCCAAATTTGGAGGAGACAACTGTGAAAAGG AAAAGCTGGAGTGCTGGTACAAGAACGGGGGGTGCTGGCAGTACtgccaggacagcagcagctccttccatGTTGTGTGTTCCTGTGCCAGGGATTACACCCTGCATGAGGATGGGAAGAGATGTGTGCAAGCAG CACAATTCCCATGTGGACTGATTAAAGCCAGGCAGGCattggaggaggagaggctggggcagGAAAAGCTCCCGAGGGGCCTGAGCAAGCATGAGGATGATGTGGCCAAGTGGAATGAGAGCACAGCTACACAGAGCATGCTGGAACAAAGTGATCGTAGGGCAAATGAGACCTTAAGGGGTGTCCTTGGGCAAGGGAGGTGCACGGGGGGTGCTGCTGAAGAGACTGAGGtggcagaagctgctggcagctggaaCAAGGGACCGGTGGACTCGGGTAcccaggagctgaggggagaggatgctgctgggctggggatcCCTGCACATAATGTGGCTGTGGAGGGGACAGCACCGTGCAGGGAGCCCACTTGGGGCCCCACCTGGCAGAATGAggccacagctgctgccaggcaggagaaaaggctgaaaaatgcTGCTGGGCCAAACCAACCTGaggagagccaggaggagaCCGTGCCCAGAGAGACCAACGGGAGCAGTACCTGGGGAAATGGTTCAGATACAGCTCTGTTGACTCAGACAAGAACCAACTTGACTTCAGAGCACAGTAACTCCAGGATAACAGGAGGAACTCTGTGTCATCGTGGACATTGCCCCTGGCAG GTTTTGATCCGGAACAGCAGAGATGTTGGGTTCTGTGGTGGGAGTTTGATCAGCAGTCGCTGGGTGGTCACGGCTGCTCACTGCCTGGATCTCATCAGACCCCACCACGTTACTGTAG GAGACTTTGATAAGTACCGGCGAGAACTGAAGGAACAGAAGATCGGTGTTGCCCGGAGCTGGACACACCCACACTACGATCCCAGTGACTACAACAGTGACATCGCTTTGCTTTACTTGAGCGCGGATGTTACATTTAACCAGTACATCATCCCCATCTGCCTGCCCAGTCCCGCCCTGGCCAAGCTGCTCTCCGAGGAGGGTCGGATCGGGAGGGTGAGCGGATGGGGTGCCACCCACGAAAGAGGATCCGCCCTGCGGTTCCTGATGCAGACCCAGCTGCCCATCGTCAGCCTGCAGAGGTGCCAGAGCTCCACCCGCAGGCTGGTCACGGACAACATGTTCTGTGCGGGATACGGCTCCCTGGCTGCCGACGCCTGCAAAGGGGACAGTGGGGGCCCCTTCGCGGTCTCCTACCACAACACTTGGTTTCTCCTGGGGGTCGTAAGTTGGGGCGAGGGCTGTGCTGAAGAAGGGAAATACGGGGTCTATACGAGAGTTTCCAACTACATGGCGTGGATTAAAGAGGTGGTCGAAAGTGTAGCAGATTCAGAAAACTTTACCATTAACTTTTCCTAA
- the IWS1 gene encoding protein IWS1 homolog isoform X1, with the protein MESEYYGGDQSDDGGATPVQDERDSGSDVDDEGNEQHSGSENGSVGHHSENEHSDGEDDGQLGEPQVTDSENEDIPRQKDSDSENEEPPNHNASDSDNEAADGGKDSDSDTEDRPNQHLSDSENEDALNHRASDSENGEPPRDASSDFENEESHKQVASDSEGEELQKQPASDSESEELPKQVATDSESEELHKQPASDSESEELHKQPASDSESEELHKQPASDSESEELHKQPASDSESEELHKQPASDSESEDVSRHKQEIESEDSDGEDRKEELQNDSHHSDNEHVREGFQGSDSEDEAPKRRKISDSDEEEKEEEKTVKRKTAILSDSEDESEKTPAKKVRILSDVEESDSDAASEKSDKRKKSIVSDSEEEEEERKESAGKKKEEKDLFGSDSESGNEQENLIADIFGESGDEEEEEFTGFNQEDLEEEKGDADMKETADESDSDDNIKRGKHMDFMSDFDMMLQRKKSMSGKRRRNRDGGTFISDADDVVSAMIVKMNEAAEEDRQLNTQKKPALKKLTLLPTVVMHLKKQDLKETFIDSGVMSAIKEWLSPLPDRSLPALKIREELLKILQELPSVSQETLKHSGIGRAVMYLYKHPKESRPNKDMAGKLINEWSRPIFGLTSNYKGMTREEREQRDLEQMPQRRRLSSSGGQTPRRDLEKVLTGEEKALRPGDPGFCARARVPMPSNKDYVVRPKWNVEMESSRFQGTSKKGVSRLDKQMRKFTDIRKKSRSAHAVKISIEGNKMPL; encoded by the exons ATGGAGAGCGAGTACTACGGCGGGGACCAGTCAG ATGATGGTGGAGCTACTCCAGTGCAAGACGAGCGAGACTCAGGATCAGATGTTGACGATGAAGGAAATGAGCAGCACTCTGGATCCGAAAATGGAAGTGTAGGGCACCATTCAGAG aatgaaCACAGTGATGGAGAAGATGATGGGCAACTGGGAGAGCCTCAAGTGACAGACTCTGAAAATGAAGATATTCCAAGGCAAAAAGACAGTGACTCAGAGAATGAGGAGCCTCCAAATCACAACGCAAGTGATTCAGACAACGAAGCTGCTGATGGAGGGAAGGACAGCGATTCTGATACCGAGGACCGTCCCAACCAGCACTTAAGTGACTCTGAAAATGAGGATGCCTTGAATCATCGAGCAAGTGACTCTGAAAATGGAGAACCTCCCAGGGATGCCAGTAGTGATTTTGAAAATGAGGAATCCCACAAGCAGGTGGCCAGTGACTCAGAGGGTGAGGAGCTCCAAAAACAGCCAGCCAGCGACTCGGAGAGCGAGGAGCTCCCCAAGCAGGTGGCCACTGACTCTGAGAGTGAGGAGCTTCACAAACAGCCTGCCAGTGACTCTGAGAGTGAGGAGCTCCACAAACAGCCTGCCAGTGACTCTGAGAGTGAGGAGCTCCACAAACAGCCTGCCAGTGACTCTGAGAGTGAGGAGCTCCACAAACAGCCTGCCAGTGATTCGGAGAGTGAGGAGCTCCACAAACAGCCTGCCAGTGACTCTGAGAGTGAGGATGTCTCCAGACACAAACAAGAAATAGAATCTGAGGATAGTGATGGGGAGGACAGAAAGGAGGAGTTGCAGAATGATTCTCATCATTCAGATAATGAACATGTAAGAGAAGGATTTCAGGGCTCTGACAGTGAAGATGAAGCTCCTAAGAGACGAAAAATATCAGACAGTgatgaagaggagaaggaggaggagaagacagtgaagagaaaaactgCCATCCTTTCAGACAGTGAGGATGAGAGTGAGAAAACAC CTGCAAAAAAAGTAAGAATCCTTTCTGATGTTGAAGAGTCAGATAGTGATGCTGCTTCAGAGAAATCtgacaaaaggaagaaaagtattGTATCAGATagtgaggaagaagaagaagaaagaaaagagagtgctgggaagaaaaaagaagaaaaagatctATTTGGCAGTGACAGTGAATCTGGAAATGAACAAGA GAACCTGATTGCAGATATATTTGGAGAGTCTGGtgatgaagaagaagaggagTTTACA GGGTTTAACCAGGAAGAtttggaggaagagaaaggtgATGCAGACATGAAGGAGACAGCAGATGAATCAGACTCTGATGATAACATCAAAAGAGGGAAGCA CATGGACTTCATGTCAGATTTTGACATgatgctgcagaggaagaagagcatGAGCGGCAAGCGGAGGCGAAACCGTGATGGTGGAACCTTTATTAGTGATGCAGATGATGTGGTCAGTGCTATGATTGTGAAGATGAACGAAGCAGCTGAG GAGGATCGACAGCTGAATACACAGAAGAAACCAGctctaaaaaaattaactttgctGCCAACTGTAGTTATGCATCTTAAAAA GCAAGACCTCAAAGAAACTTTCATTGATAGTGGTGTTATGTCTGCCATCAAAGAGTggctttctcctcttccagacAGAAGTCTGCCAGCACTAAAGATACGAGAGGAACTTCTGAAGATCCTGCAAGAG CTGCCCAGTGTAAGCCAAGAGACCCTGAAGCACAGTGGCATTGGACGAGCTGTGATGTACCTCTACAAACACCCCAAAGAGTCAAGACCTAACAAGGATATGGCAGGGAAGCTGATCA atgaATGGTCTCGACCCATCTTTGGCCTTACCTCAAACTACAAAGGCATGACAAGAGAAGAGAGGGAGCAGCGAGATTTGGAACAGATGCCTCAGAGAAGGAGGTTGAGCAG CTCTGGTGGTCAGACTCCCCGCAGGGACCTGGAGAAAGTGTTAACTGGAGAGGAAAA ggctCTCAGGCCTGGGGACCCTGGGTTCTGTGCCCGTGCAAGGGTGCCCATGCCCTCCAACAAGGACTATGTGGTCAGGCCCAAGTGGAATGTGGAGATGGAGTCATCCCGG ttccAGGGGACCTCTAAGAAAGGGGTGAGTCGACTGGACAAACAGATGCGGAAATTCAcagatatcaggaaaaaaagcagatcgGCCCATGCAGTGAAAATCAGCATTGAGGGCAATAAGATGCCTTTGTGA
- the IWS1 gene encoding protein IWS1 homolog isoform X2, protein MESEYYGGDQSDDGGATPVQDERDSGSDVDDEGNEQHSGSENGSVGHHSENEHSDGEDDGQLGEPQVTDSENEDIPRQKDSDSENEEPPNHNASDSDNEAADGGKDSDSDTEDRPNQHLSDSENEDALNHRASDSENGEPPRDASSDFENEESHKQVASDSEGEELQKQPASDSESEELPKQVATDSESEELHKQPASDSESEELHKQPASDSESEELHKQPASDSESEELHKQPASDSESEELHKQPASDSESEDVSRHKQEIESEDSDGEDRKEELQNDSHHSDNEHVREGFQGSDSEDEAPKRRKISDSDEEEKEEEKTVKRKTAILSDSEDESEKTPAKKVRILSDVEESDSDAASEKSDKRKKSIVSDSEEEEEERKESAGKKKEEKDLFGSDSESGNEQENLIADIFGESGDEEEEEFTGFNQEDLEEEKGDADMKETADESDSDDNIKRGKHMDFMSDFDMMLQRKKSMSGKRRRNRDGGTFISDADDVVSAMIVKMNEAAEEDRQLNTQKKPALKKLTLLPTVVMHLKKQDLKETFIDSGVMSAIKEWLSPLPDRSLPALKIREELLKILQELPSVSQETLKHSGIGRAVMYLYKHPKESRPNKDMAGKLINEWSRPIFGLTSNYKGMTREEREQRDLEQMPQRRRLSSSGGQTPRRDLEKVLTGEEKALRPGDPGFCARARVPMPSNKDYVVRPKWNVEMESSRPGTIKRGISRLEKHKRRFAEQKRLSKVHRAIKFSIEGNRMPL, encoded by the exons ATGGAGAGCGAGTACTACGGCGGGGACCAGTCAG ATGATGGTGGAGCTACTCCAGTGCAAGACGAGCGAGACTCAGGATCAGATGTTGACGATGAAGGAAATGAGCAGCACTCTGGATCCGAAAATGGAAGTGTAGGGCACCATTCAGAG aatgaaCACAGTGATGGAGAAGATGATGGGCAACTGGGAGAGCCTCAAGTGACAGACTCTGAAAATGAAGATATTCCAAGGCAAAAAGACAGTGACTCAGAGAATGAGGAGCCTCCAAATCACAACGCAAGTGATTCAGACAACGAAGCTGCTGATGGAGGGAAGGACAGCGATTCTGATACCGAGGACCGTCCCAACCAGCACTTAAGTGACTCTGAAAATGAGGATGCCTTGAATCATCGAGCAAGTGACTCTGAAAATGGAGAACCTCCCAGGGATGCCAGTAGTGATTTTGAAAATGAGGAATCCCACAAGCAGGTGGCCAGTGACTCAGAGGGTGAGGAGCTCCAAAAACAGCCAGCCAGCGACTCGGAGAGCGAGGAGCTCCCCAAGCAGGTGGCCACTGACTCTGAGAGTGAGGAGCTTCACAAACAGCCTGCCAGTGACTCTGAGAGTGAGGAGCTCCACAAACAGCCTGCCAGTGACTCTGAGAGTGAGGAGCTCCACAAACAGCCTGCCAGTGACTCTGAGAGTGAGGAGCTCCACAAACAGCCTGCCAGTGATTCGGAGAGTGAGGAGCTCCACAAACAGCCTGCCAGTGACTCTGAGAGTGAGGATGTCTCCAGACACAAACAAGAAATAGAATCTGAGGATAGTGATGGGGAGGACAGAAAGGAGGAGTTGCAGAATGATTCTCATCATTCAGATAATGAACATGTAAGAGAAGGATTTCAGGGCTCTGACAGTGAAGATGAAGCTCCTAAGAGACGAAAAATATCAGACAGTgatgaagaggagaaggaggaggagaagacagtgaagagaaaaactgCCATCCTTTCAGACAGTGAGGATGAGAGTGAGAAAACAC CTGCAAAAAAAGTAAGAATCCTTTCTGATGTTGAAGAGTCAGATAGTGATGCTGCTTCAGAGAAATCtgacaaaaggaagaaaagtattGTATCAGATagtgaggaagaagaagaagaaagaaaagagagtgctgggaagaaaaaagaagaaaaagatctATTTGGCAGTGACAGTGAATCTGGAAATGAACAAGA GAACCTGATTGCAGATATATTTGGAGAGTCTGGtgatgaagaagaagaggagTTTACA GGGTTTAACCAGGAAGAtttggaggaagagaaaggtgATGCAGACATGAAGGAGACAGCAGATGAATCAGACTCTGATGATAACATCAAAAGAGGGAAGCA CATGGACTTCATGTCAGATTTTGACATgatgctgcagaggaagaagagcatGAGCGGCAAGCGGAGGCGAAACCGTGATGGTGGAACCTTTATTAGTGATGCAGATGATGTGGTCAGTGCTATGATTGTGAAGATGAACGAAGCAGCTGAG GAGGATCGACAGCTGAATACACAGAAGAAACCAGctctaaaaaaattaactttgctGCCAACTGTAGTTATGCATCTTAAAAA GCAAGACCTCAAAGAAACTTTCATTGATAGTGGTGTTATGTCTGCCATCAAAGAGTggctttctcctcttccagacAGAAGTCTGCCAGCACTAAAGATACGAGAGGAACTTCTGAAGATCCTGCAAGAG CTGCCCAGTGTAAGCCAAGAGACCCTGAAGCACAGTGGCATTGGACGAGCTGTGATGTACCTCTACAAACACCCCAAAGAGTCAAGACCTAACAAGGATATGGCAGGGAAGCTGATCA atgaATGGTCTCGACCCATCTTTGGCCTTACCTCAAACTACAAAGGCATGACAAGAGAAGAGAGGGAGCAGCGAGATTTGGAACAGATGCCTCAGAGAAGGAGGTTGAGCAG CTCTGGTGGTCAGACTCCCCGCAGGGACCTGGAGAAAGTGTTAACTGGAGAGGAAAA ggctCTCAGGCCTGGGGACCCTGGGTTCTGTGCCCGTGCAAGGGTGCCCATGCCCTCCAACAAGGACTATGTGGTCAGGCCCAAGTGGAATGTGGAGATGGAGTCATCCCGG CCCGGGACTATTAAGAGAGGTATTAGTCGCTTGGAAAAACACAAGAGACGGTTTGCTGAACAGAAACGACTCAGCAAAGTGCATCGGGCCATCAAGTTCAGCATTGAAGGCAACAGGATGCCCCTGTAG